The genome window TTTCTGCCGTACTAACAGCGACTTGCGGCACGAGCACCAGATACCACGGTTCTTCGGGGTCGACCGGGGTCAGTATCTCGCCGACGCCCTCGGCAAATGCTGCATGGCCACGGACGAACACCGGTACGTCGGCGCCCAGTGACAAGCCCAGTGCGGCGAGACGATCTTCATCCCAGCCCAGTTGCCACAAATGGTTGAGACCGAGCAAAGTCGTCGCCGCATTCGAACTGCCGCCACCGATGCCGCCGCCCATGGGCAGGACTTTGTCGATCCAGATGTCGATGCCGAGCGCGCAGCCGGACTGTTGCTGCAACATCTTCGCCGCGCGCACGATCAGGTTGCTGTCGTGGGGCACGCCGGCGAACTCGGTGTGCAGTTGAATCACGCCGTCATCGCGCAAGGCGAAAGTGAGTTCATCGCCGTAATCGAGGAATTGAAACAGCGTCTGCAATTCGTGATAACCGTCTTCACGGCGACCGAGAATGTGCAGCATCAAGTTGAGTTTGGCCGGCGAGGGCAGGGTCAGGCGTGCAGCGGTCATGCGTTATTGCCCCAACTTGCGCGGTTGCCAGGTTTTGATCACCAGCGTCACGTCGAGGTCGGTGCCGTGCAGCTTGATGCGCTCGGGCAGCCAGTAACCATTCTGTTCGGTGTAGGCGGTGTATTCGACTTTCCAGCCGTCCTGCTCGAGGCTGGCCAGACGGCTGTCGGCGTCCAGGTTCAAGCGACTTTTGCTTTCCGGGGCCGGCAGGCCGCGTACCCACCAGGCCAGATTCGACACCGGCAGTTTCCAGCCCAGCTGTTCTTCGAGCAGGGCTTCAGGAGATTGCGATTCGTAGCGGCCCTGATTGGCGACTTCCAGCGACACCTTGCCCGGGCGCCCGGTCAGCCGTGCCGCACCACGACCCAGCGGGCCGGACAGACGAATGTCGTAATAGTCCTGACGCTGCAGCCAGAACAACGTGCCGCTGCCGGAATCTTTCGGCGCGCGGATGCCGATCTTGCCGTCGATCTGCCAGCCATCGAGGCCGGTCAGTTGCTGTTTATTCGCCGCCCACTGGGCCGGGCTGCCGTGGCCCTCGACCGATTCGCGAGTGCCGAACCCCGAGCAGCCGGCGAGCAGGGCGATGAAGCTGAAAACAATAACGTGGCGCAAAAGCATGGTTTAAAGATTCTCGGATCCGGTCAGGCGCTTGATGGTGCTGCGCAGAATGGTGCTGTCGGGCTGATCCTTGAGGAACTTGCCCCACACTTGTTTGGCTTCGCGTTGATTGCCCTTGGCCCAGAGGACTTCGCCAAGGTGCGCAGCGACTTCGTGGTCAGGGAAACGCTCGAGCGCCTGGCGCAGGTATTTCTCCGCGTCGTCCAGATTGCCCAGGCGATAGTTCACCCAGCCGAGGCTGTCGAGAACTGCCGGGTCTTCCGGATTGATCTGGTGCGCCTGCTCGATCAGCGTTTTCGCTTCAGCGTAGCGGGTGGTGCGATCGGACAAGGTGTAGCCCAGTGCATTCAGCGCCATGGCATTGTCCGGGTCGCGCTTGATGATCAGGCGCAGGTCTTTCTCCATTTGCGCCAGATCATTGCGTTTCTCCGCGAGCATGGCGCGGGTGTAAAGCAGATTGAGATCGTCCGGGTATTTCTGCAGCGCTTGTTGCAGAACCTTCCAGGCCTTGTCGTCTTGTTTGTTGGCCGACAGGCTTTCCGATTCGATCAGATACAGCTGGATCGCGTAATCCGGTTGCTCGTCACGCTCGGCCGCCAGCTTGCTTTGCGCTTCGGCGGTCTTGCCGTTGCTCATCAGGATATCGGCCTGACGCAGCTGTGCCGGCAGATAGTCATTGCCCGGGCCGACCTGTGCGTACTCGATGAGCGCGCCTTGCGGGTCGTTGCGCTCTTCGGCAATCCGGCCGAGGTTCAGATGCGCCGAATCGACATGGCTTTCGCGAGCGATCAGGTCTTCCAGATAACCTTTGGCCTCATCCCAAGCCTTGGCTTCCAGGCACACCAGCGCCAGCGAATAACGCAGTTCGTCGTCTTCCGGGTATTGCTGAACGAGCGTGGAGAATTCGGCCTTGGCGTCGTCCATGCGGTCCTGTTCGACCAGCATGCGCGCGTAAGTCAGGCGCAGGCGCTTGTCTTCCGGGTATTTCCTGATGCTTTTCTGCAACAGCGGCAGCGCTTCGTCGCCACGGTTGAGCAATTGCAGCAGGCGCGCACGCAGCAGGATCGGTGCAATTTCGCCGTCTTCCGGTGGGTTGTCTTCGAGCAGAGTCAGCGCGCCTTGATTGTCGCCGTCCTGCTGCAACAGCAGAGCCTTGCCGAAAATCAGCTGATTGTTGTTCGGGTGGCGCTCAAGCAAACGGTCGAAGCTTTTCATCAGACCGTTGCGGGTTTCCTGATCGGTGTCGGCGGCCGACAGTGCGAGGAAGTCGAAATGGGTGTCGCCCTTGCCCTGCAGGACTTTCTCCATGTAGACCATGGAGTCGTCGTAACGCCCGGCGCGAGCCAGTTGCACGGCAGCGGCGCGTTGCGCTTCGAGATCGTCCGGAGCGTTGCGCGCCCAGATCAGCGCGGTGTCGAGGGCCGGTTGATCGGCGCCCAGATATTCGGCGATGCGGAAAGCCCGCTCGGAGACGCCCGGATCCTGGGTGTTGATGGCCTGGGTCACGTAGTTATCCAGGGCAATGTCGAAACGATTGCGCTGGCCGGCGAGTTCGGCGCTCAGCAGGCTGAACACGGTTTCCTCGCTGAACGAGCCGTAAACCTTGGGCTTTTCAGGCGCGGGCGTGGTGTCTTCGACCGGTGGGGTGCCGTCCGGCGCAACGGGCGCCATGGCCTGGCAGCCGCTGAGGAAGACAAAAGCGAGGAGCAACGCGGAAGATCTATTCATATAGGAAGAGGGCGACTAACCTGCGGTCGGATCATCATGACACAAGCCTTCGGCCAAACATAACCGAGACTCAATTGTGGCCATTATAGGGGCTGACGATTGGGACAATAGTCAGCGGTAGTTGTTCTGAATCTTTCGAAGTAGGACAATTGCCGGCTTCACGTCACCATCAGCGACCTTGAATGGCCTTCCTTGCACTCGGTATTAACCACAAGACTGCTTCAGTAGACGTCCGCGAGCGCGTGGCCTTTACCCCTGAGCAGCTGGTGGAGGCCTTGCAGCAGCTCTGCCGACTGACCGACAGCCGCGAAGCCGCGATCCTCTCCACCTGCAATCGCAGCGAGCTTTATCTAGAACAGGATCAGCTCTCGGCCGATGTCGTGCTGCGCTGGCTGGCCGATTATCACCATCTGAGCCTCGACGAACTGCGCGCCAGCGCCTATGTGCATGAAGACGATGCGGCTGTTCGTCACATGATGCGCGTCGCTTCCGGGCTCGACTCGCTGGTGCTGGGCGAACCGCAGATTCTCGGCCAGATGAAATCGGCCTACGCCGTGGCCCGCGAGGCCGGCACCATCGGTCCGCTGCTGGGGCGGCTGTTTCAGGCGACGTTCAATGCCGCCAAGCAAGTGCGTACCGATACCGCGATCGGCGAGAACCCGGTGTCGGTGGCGTTTGCCGCAGTGAGCCTGGCGAAACAGATTTTCAGCGATCTGCAACGCAGCCAGGCGCTGCTGATCGGTGCCGGCGAGACGATTACGCTGGTCGCGCGCCATTTGCATGAGCTGGGGGTCAAGCGCATCGTTGTTGCCAACCGCACGCTGGAGCGCGCCAGTCAGTTGGCCGAGCAGTTCGGCGCTCATGCGGTGCTGCTCTCGGACATTCCGGCGGAGCTGGTGCGCAGCGATATCGTCATCAGTTCGACCGCCAGCCAGTTACCGATCTTGGGTAAGGGCGCGGTGGAAAGTGCGCTGAAGCTGCGCAAGCACAAGCCGATCTTCATGGTCGACATTGCGGTACCGCGCGATATCGAGCCGGAAGTCGGCGAGCTCGATGACGTTTACCTGTATAGCGTCGACGATCTCCACGAAGTGGTCGCCGAGAACCTCAAGAGCCGTCAGGGCGCTGCGCAAGCGGCGGAGGAAATGGTCTCGGTCGGCGCCGACGATTTCATGGTGCGCCTGCGCGAACTGGCGGCAGTCGATGTGCTCAAGGCCTATCGTCAACAGAGCGAACGCCTGCGAGACGAGGAATTGCAGAAGGCCCTGCGTCTGCTGGCCAACGGCGGCAACGCCGAAGACGTGCTCGGGCAACTGGCCCGTGGCCTGACCAACAAACTCTTGCATGCGCCCAGCGTGCAGTTGAAAAAGCTGTCTGCCGAAGGCCGCCTCGATGCGCTGGCCATGGCCCAGGAACTCTTTGCCCTTGAGGGCTCACCGGATAGTTTTTCGGATAAAAAACCGCAATGAAAGCGTCACTGCTCAACAAGCTGGACATTCTCCAGGACCGTTTCGAGGAACTGACCGCGCTGCTTGGCGACGGTGAAGTCATTGCCGATCAGGCCAAATTTCGCGCCTACTCCAAGGAGTACGCCGAACTCGAGCCGGTAGTGGCCGCCTATAAAAAGCTGCTCGGCGTGCAAAGCGATCTTGAAGGCGCGCAGGCGCTGCTCAAGGACAACGACCCGGACATGCGCGAAATGGCCGTGGAAGAAGTTCGCGAAGCCAAGGAGTTGCTGGTCACGCTGGAATCCGATCTGCAGCGCATGCTGCTGCCTAAAGATCCGAATGACGGGCGCAACGTCTTCCTCGAAATTCGCGCCGGCACCGGTGGCGACGAGGCGGCGATCTTCTCCGGCGACCTGTTCCGCATGTACTCGCGTTATGCCGAGCGGCGTGGCTGGCGCGTCGAGATCCTCTCGGAAAACGAAGGCGAACACGGTGGCTATAAAGAAGTCATCGCGCGCATCGAAGGCGACAACGTTTACGGCAAGTTGAAATTCGAATCCGGCGCGCACCGCGTCCAGCGCGTCCCGGCGACAGAATCCCAGGGCCGGATCCACACGTCGGCCTGCACCGTGGCAGTGTTGCCCGAGCCGGACGAGCGTGAAGCCATCGAGATCAACCCGGCGGATTTGCGCGTCGACACGTTCCGCTCCTCTGGGGCCGGTGGTCAACACGTCAACACCACCGATTCGGCGATCCGCATTACCCACATACCGACCGGCACTGTCGTCGAGTGCCAGGAAGAACGTTCCCAGCACAAGAACCGTGCCCGGGCGATGGCGTGGTTGTCGGCCAAGCTCAACGATCAGCAAACCGCTGCGGCGGCCAATGCGATCGCCAGTGAGCGCAAATTGCTGGTCGGTTCCGGTGATCGTTCCGAGCGCATCCGCACTTACAACTACGCTCAGGGCCGGGTCACCGACCATCGCGTCAACCTGACCCTGTATTCGCTGGATGAAATTCTCGCCGGTGGCGTCGAGGCGGTGATCGAGCCGTTGCTGGCCGAATATCAGGCTGACCAACTCGCAGCGATAGGTGAATAAATGACCATCATCGCCAGCCTGTTGCGCGCTGCCGAGTTGCCGGACTCGCCGACTGCGCGTCTGGATGCTGAATTGCTCCTCGCCGCCGCATTGGGCAAGTCGCGCAGCTTCCTGCACACCTGGCCCGAGCGCATCGTGCCGAGCGAGGCTGCGCTGACCTTTGCCGAATATCTGCAACGGCGGCGTAGCGGTGAACCGGTGGCCTACATTCTCGGCCAGCAGGGCTTCTGGAAGCTGGATCTGGAAGTCGCGCCGCACACGCTGATTCCGCGCCCGGACACCGAATTGCTGGTGGAGGCAGCCCTTGAGCTGCTGCCGGCAACTCCGGCCAAGGTTCTTGATCTGGGCACCGGCAGTGGCGCGATTGCTTTGGCCTTGGCCAGCGAGCGCCCGGCGTGGAAAGTCACCGCTGTGGATCGCGTGCTCGAAGCCGTGGCCCTGGCCGAACGCAACCGCCAGCGTCTGCACCTGAACAACGCCACGGTGCTGAGCAGCCATTGGTTCAGCGCACTTGCAGGCCAGCGCTTTCAGCTGATCATCAGCAACCCGCCGTACATTGCCGCCACCGATCCGCATCTGGTCGAGGGCGATGTACGCTTCGAACCGGCCAGTGCGCTGATCGCCGGTGAAGATGGCCTCGACGATTTGCGCCTGATTGTTGCGCAGGCGCCGGATCATCTTGAAGCCGGCGGCTGGCTGATGCTAGAACACGGCTATGATCAGGCCGAAGCCGTGCGTGATCTGCTGCTCACTCGTGGCTTTGCAGAAGTCCACAGCCGCACCGATCTGGGCGGCCATCAACGCATCAGTCTGGGGCGCCTGCCGTGCTGAATGATCAGGAATTGCTGCGCTACAGCCGGCAGATTCTGCTGCAGCACATCGACATCGACGGGCAGCTGAAGCTCAAGGCCAGCCGCGTGCTGATCGTCGGCCTTGGCGGTCTCGGCGCGCCGGTGGCGTTGTATCTGGCGGCAGCGGGCGTCGGCGAGTTGCATCTGGCGGATTTCGACACGGTCGATCTGACCAACCTGCAACGGCAGATCATTCACGACACCGACAGTGTCGGCATGTCCAAGGTCGACTCGGCGCTCAAGCGCCTGGGCGCGATCAACCCCGAGATTCAACTGGTCGCCCATCGTCAGGCGCTGGACGCCGACGCCCTCGCCGCAGCGGTGGCGGCGGTGGATCTGGTCCTCGATTGCTCGGACAACTTCTCTACCCGTGAGGCAGTCAACGCCGCCTGTGTTGCCGCGCGCAAGCCCTTGGTCAGCGGTGCAGCAATTCGTCTGGAAGGGCAGCTGTCGGTGTTCGATCTACGGCGTG of Pseudomonas triticicola contains these proteins:
- the ispE gene encoding 4-(cytidine 5'-diphospho)-2-C-methyl-D-erythritol kinase; translation: MTAARLTLPSPAKLNLMLHILGRREDGYHELQTLFQFLDYGDELTFALRDDGVIQLHTEFAGVPHDSNLIVRAAKMLQQQSGCALGIDIWIDKVLPMGGGIGGGSSNAATTLLGLNHLWQLGWDEDRLAALGLSLGADVPVFVRGHAAFAEGVGEILTPVDPEEPWYLVLVPQVAVSTAEIFSDPLLTRNTPPIKVRPVPEGNSRNDCLPVVARRYPEVRNALDLLGKFTEAKLTGTGSCVFGGFPSKAEADKVSALLTETLTGFVAKGSNVSMLHRKLQSLL
- the lolB gene encoding lipoprotein insertase outer membrane protein LolB, producing MLLRHVIVFSFIALLAGCSGFGTRESVEGHGSPAQWAANKQQLTGLDGWQIDGKIGIRAPKDSGSGTLFWLQRQDYYDIRLSGPLGRGAARLTGRPGKVSLEVANQGRYESQSPEALLEEQLGWKLPVSNLAWWVRGLPAPESKSRLNLDADSRLASLEQDGWKVEYTAYTEQNGYWLPERIKLHGTDLDVTLVIKTWQPRKLGQ
- a CDS encoding tetratricopeptide repeat protein, which translates into the protein MNRSSALLLAFVFLSGCQAMAPVAPDGTPPVEDTTPAPEKPKVYGSFSEETVFSLLSAELAGQRNRFDIALDNYVTQAINTQDPGVSERAFRIAEYLGADQPALDTALIWARNAPDDLEAQRAAAVQLARAGRYDDSMVYMEKVLQGKGDTHFDFLALSAADTDQETRNGLMKSFDRLLERHPNNNQLIFGKALLLQQDGDNQGALTLLEDNPPEDGEIAPILLRARLLQLLNRGDEALPLLQKSIRKYPEDKRLRLTYARMLVEQDRMDDAKAEFSTLVQQYPEDDELRYSLALVCLEAKAWDEAKGYLEDLIARESHVDSAHLNLGRIAEERNDPQGALIEYAQVGPGNDYLPAQLRQADILMSNGKTAEAQSKLAAERDEQPDYAIQLYLIESESLSANKQDDKAWKVLQQALQKYPDDLNLLYTRAMLAEKRNDLAQMEKDLRLIIKRDPDNAMALNALGYTLSDRTTRYAEAKTLIEQAHQINPEDPAVLDSLGWVNYRLGNLDDAEKYLRQALERFPDHEVAAHLGEVLWAKGNQREAKQVWGKFLKDQPDSTILRSTIKRLTGSENL
- the hemA gene encoding glutamyl-tRNA reductase codes for the protein MAFLALGINHKTASVDVRERVAFTPEQLVEALQQLCRLTDSREAAILSTCNRSELYLEQDQLSADVVLRWLADYHHLSLDELRASAYVHEDDAAVRHMMRVASGLDSLVLGEPQILGQMKSAYAVAREAGTIGPLLGRLFQATFNAAKQVRTDTAIGENPVSVAFAAVSLAKQIFSDLQRSQALLIGAGETITLVARHLHELGVKRIVVANRTLERASQLAEQFGAHAVLLSDIPAELVRSDIVISSTASQLPILGKGAVESALKLRKHKPIFMVDIAVPRDIEPEVGELDDVYLYSVDDLHEVVAENLKSRQGAAQAAEEMVSVGADDFMVRLRELAAVDVLKAYRQQSERLRDEELQKALRLLANGGNAEDVLGQLARGLTNKLLHAPSVQLKKLSAEGRLDALAMAQELFALEGSPDSFSDKKPQ
- the prfA gene encoding peptide chain release factor 1 — its product is MKASLLNKLDILQDRFEELTALLGDGEVIADQAKFRAYSKEYAELEPVVAAYKKLLGVQSDLEGAQALLKDNDPDMREMAVEEVREAKELLVTLESDLQRMLLPKDPNDGRNVFLEIRAGTGGDEAAIFSGDLFRMYSRYAERRGWRVEILSENEGEHGGYKEVIARIEGDNVYGKLKFESGAHRVQRVPATESQGRIHTSACTVAVLPEPDEREAIEINPADLRVDTFRSSGAGGQHVNTTDSAIRITHIPTGTVVECQEERSQHKNRARAMAWLSAKLNDQQTAAAANAIASERKLLVGSGDRSERIRTYNYAQGRVTDHRVNLTLYSLDEILAGGVEAVIEPLLAEYQADQLAAIGE
- the prmC gene encoding peptide chain release factor N(5)-glutamine methyltransferase codes for the protein MTIIASLLRAAELPDSPTARLDAELLLAAALGKSRSFLHTWPERIVPSEAALTFAEYLQRRRSGEPVAYILGQQGFWKLDLEVAPHTLIPRPDTELLVEAALELLPATPAKVLDLGTGSGAIALALASERPAWKVTAVDRVLEAVALAERNRQRLHLNNATVLSSHWFSALAGQRFQLIISNPPYIAATDPHLVEGDVRFEPASALIAGEDGLDDLRLIVAQAPDHLEAGGWLMLEHGYDQAEAVRDLLLTRGFAEVHSRTDLGGHQRISLGRLPC
- a CDS encoding molybdopterin-synthase adenylyltransferase MoeB, whose product is MLNDQELLRYSRQILLQHIDIDGQLKLKASRVLIVGLGGLGAPVALYLAAAGVGELHLADFDTVDLTNLQRQIIHDTDSVGMSKVDSALKRLGAINPEIQLVAHRQALDADALAAAVAAVDLVLDCSDNFSTREAVNAACVAARKPLVSGAAIRLEGQLSVFDLRRGESPCYHCLYGHGSEAELTCSEAGVVGPLVGLVGSLQALEALKLLVGFGEPLVGRLLLIDALGSRFRELRVKRDPGCSVCGARHA